Part of the Paenibacillus kyungheensis genome, GGGGAAGTGGAATGAATGTGGATTTGAAAAAAAAGGCCAGTATAGCTTGATGGCTATACTGGTCTGGATGGGATTTGTGGATATAAGTTTTTTTGGTATATGGTTGGCAAATGGATTAGATTTTGAATTTGCTCACGATATTTTGTAGAGATAGAGCTTCGTTGTTGAGTTCGCGCATGATTTCCACATAGGCTAACATTTCGCCGGATTGACGTTCGGCGTTTTTGGCGATGGCTTTGACGTTGGATAGGGATTTGTGAGTGATTTCGGCAGTTTCGTCGACTGAAGCGCTCACTTCTTCTGAACCAGCAGAGATTTCTTGGGTAGCAGCTGATGCAGATTGAACAGTTTGGTTAGCAATTTGCATCATTTCGACAAAGCGATTGAAAGCTTCGCCTGCTTGTTGAACTAACTCTGTTCCTGATCTAACTTCGTTATTGACGATATCCATTGATTGTGTCGATTTTTGAGATTCTTCGCGAATCGATTCTAACGCTTCTTCGATTTCATAAGTAGAGTGACGGGATTGCTCAGCAAGCTTACCTACTTCTTGAGCAACAACAGCGAATCCGCGTCCATGTTCGCCTGCACGAGCGGCTTCAATCGAAGCATTTAGGGAAAGCATACGGATTTGTTTGGTGATATCGCTCATTGCTACTAGAATTTGACTGATTGATTCAGAACGGTCGATTAATGTCTGTACAGATAATTTGGTATCCTGTACTGCTTGCTCAACAGAACCCATTTGTGTAACAGCTTGTTGTGCCATTTGGTTACCGGTAATTGCGCTATCTGAAGCATCACCAATCTGTTCTGAAATTTCAGCGGTAGATGAAGCAATATGCTGAATACCTGTAGTGATTTCTTCCATCGCACGTGCATTTTCAGAAGTGGTATTAGCGATCATTTCACTACCTGATTCGATACTGGTTACAGATTGAACTGATTGATCCACCATATGTTGCATTTTGTTTAAGCGTGTAGTTAATGCTTCTGTACCTACAGCTACTTTGTCTGAACTATCCAATACTTGATGAACCATTGTTCGCAAGTTCTCGGTCATCAGGCGGAATCCACGAGCCAATTGAGCAATCTCATCATTTCCTGTCATTTTGATCTCTTGTTGTAGATTACCTTCTGCGACTAGACGAGTATGACGAACCAGACGGGCAAGAGGAAGAGTGATTTTACGACTGAATTTGTAAGCGACCCATAGACATACGGCAAGAGCCACAATTGCTACAATTACAGTTGTCCAAATTAAGTTAGAAATAATTCCATTTACAAAACTAGCATCCATACTAGCTGCGACAATTACTGAACTACCCGGTACGCGATAATAATAAGTTACTGTAGAACCAGCATCGGTCTGATATAAATCTGTCAAAAGCTTGCCTTGTGACATTGCAGTATTGATATTGTCACTTAATTGAACTTCTTGCTTGTCTTTAAAATTTTTGGAGCTATTCGCTACAGCTTCTACAACGGCTTTATTTTCTTCAATCCGAAGTAGATATAGATTATCCAATTGATAGGCTTGAAGTTGAGTTTCTAAGTATGTTTCGATCTTCATGATCTCGCCACTGTTGCCTTGTGCTGCTTGCATAGCTTGTGTATTATCCATTCCTTTGATAATACCATCCATAGCGATATTCAACACCTGACGGAATTGAGGAACTACATTTTGATTGATTATTCTTTGAGTCATAAAGAAAAAGAAAAGACTGAGTACAATACAGACTGCTACAATAAGTAAAGCGAACGTCACCATAATTTTACGGCTAATAAATTGATTGATTCTGAACATGCAAACTTACCCCTTCCCATACTTAAAAACAGTTACTCTTTCTTTCATCAAAAAGTAGCTAAACAACCTTTTCCAACTGACCCCTAGTGACGTGACAAAATGTGACATAGATAATTGCGCAAATATTCCAAGTGAAACAAACTAAATATACAATTCTATGTATATTTTAAGTAAAAAGAACTATATTTATTCGACCCCTCTCAATATCCATCCTATTTAAACAGGTTTATCTGTAAATATGACATGAATAATTGCGTATATAAGCTTAAAGTACTGAGTAAAAAGATACAAATAATTATCTATATTATATCAATCGACCACTGTTTGAATAGGTATTTTTTCATTTATTTAGCTATAAAACTAATTTTTTTCTATAAAAAGCGCAAAAATTGTAGAAAAAGCATGATGAATATATCTTATAAATAACCCTACCTGTTTACTAGACATTATGCTAAAATGAAATGCGACTCGCTATTCAGTCACTACATATATATCAAAAGGGGTGTCAAAATGAATGTTTTGCTAGTTATTGTGAATATAGCTGTTCTGATCTTACTGATCGTTCTTCTCGGTTGGATGCAGAAAAAGCATATTTCATTTACAAAAAGAGTATTTGCCGGGTTAATCCTTGGTATTGCATACGGAGTAGTCTTGCAATGGATCTATACGCCGGATTCAGAAGTGATCTCTGACTCTATGGAATGGTTCGATCTTGTAGGTAGTGGCTATGTAGGATTATTACAAATGGTCGTTATTCCACTTATTATGGTATCGATCATTATGGCAATTCTTAATCTGAGTGGTAAGCAAAATCTAGGTAAAATCAGTGGTTCGATTATCGGGGTATTGCTATTCACTACCGCAATTGCTTCAGCGATAGGAATTACAGTAGCACTTGGATTCAATCTAACTGCTCTTGATATTCCTGCTGGTGAAGCGGAACAACAACGTGGCGTGATACTGCAAGAACGTTTAGGTGATGTCGAAGATATGTCGTTGCCTGCACAGTTGTTAGAATTTATTCCGACTAATCCTTTTGCAGATATGACAGGCTCTCGTCGTTCTTCTACGTTAGCAGTTGTTATTTTCTCAGCATTTGTTGGGGTAGCAGCGTTGGGTCTTATACGCAAAAATCCAAAACAAGGTGAGATGTTCCAGAGTATGATGGGAGCGATCTATGGTGTAGTTATGCGCATGGTAACGATTATTCTTCGTCTAACGCCTTACGGTATTTTAGCGCTTATTGCTAAAATGGTTGCAACGACAAGTGGTCAAGAAATACTGAAATTGATTAACTTTGTAGTGGCTTCTTATGTAGCTTTGATCGCAATGTTTGTTGTTCATCTAATTATTTTAGCAATCTCAGGTCTGAATCCAGTTCAATATGTTAAAAAGATTATTCCTACACTTACATTTGCTTTTACTTCCCGTTCAAGTGCGGCTACGATTCCAATGAATGTAGAAACACAAACGAAGAAGTTAGGTGTATCTGAAGGGATTGCTAACTTATCTGCTAGCTTTGGAGCGACTATCGGGCAAAATGGATGCGCAGGTATTTATCCATCTATGTTAGCGATTATGATCGCACCAA contains:
- a CDS encoding L-cystine transporter; its protein translation is MNVLLVIVNIAVLILLIVLLGWMQKKHISFTKRVFAGLILGIAYGVVLQWIYTPDSEVISDSMEWFDLVGSGYVGLLQMVVIPLIMVSIIMAILNLSGKQNLGKISGSIIGVLLFTTAIASAIGITVALGFNLTALDIPAGEAEQQRGVILQERLGDVEDMSLPAQLLEFIPTNPFADMTGSRRSSTLAVVIFSAFVGVAALGLIRKNPKQGEMFQSMMGAIYGVVMRMVTIILRLTPYGILALIAKMVATTSGQEILKLINFVVASYVALIAMFVVHLIILAISGLNPVQYVKKIIPTLTFAFTSRSSAATIPMNVETQTKKLGVSEGIANLSASFGATIGQNGCAGIYPSMLAIMIAPMAGINPLDWQFILTLIAVVTISSLGVAGVGGGATFAALIVLSTMNLPVALAGLLISVEPLIDMGRTALNVSGSMTSGVISSKLLKEQNKEVYNQPDRDLDTAEAS
- a CDS encoding methyl-accepting chemotaxis protein; the protein is MFRINQFISRKIMVTFALLIVAVCIVLSLFFFFMTQRIINQNVVPQFRQVLNIAMDGIIKGMDNTQAMQAAQGNSGEIMKIETYLETQLQAYQLDNLYLLRIEENKAVVEAVANSSKNFKDKQEVQLSDNINTAMSQGKLLTDLYQTDAGSTVTYYYRVPGSSVIVAASMDASFVNGIISNLIWTTVIVAIVALAVCLWVAYKFSRKITLPLARLVRHTRLVAEGNLQQEIKMTGNDEIAQLARGFRLMTENLRTMVHQVLDSSDKVAVGTEALTTRLNKMQHMVDQSVQSVTSIESGSEMIANTTSENARAMEEITTGIQHIASSTAEISEQIGDASDSAITGNQMAQQAVTQMGSVEQAVQDTKLSVQTLIDRSESISQILVAMSDITKQIRMLSLNASIEAARAGEHGRGFAVVAQEVGKLAEQSRHSTYEIEEALESIREESQKSTQSMDIVNNEVRSGTELVQQAGEAFNRFVEMMQIANQTVQSASAATQEISAGSEEVSASVDETAEITHKSLSNVKAIAKNAERQSGEMLAYVEIMRELNNEALSLQNIVSKFKI